The following proteins come from a genomic window of Pseudoalteromonas aliena SW19:
- the dprA gene encoding DNA-processing protein DprA encodes MDQSSGKLAHWLAFYMCKGLGIKTLLALSTNHSLESLFDLSHDQLLQLGLTNNQASNLLNTNWQQVSHYEQLIAQHHIIAVCIFDALYPEDLRQIASAPLLLFCRGDVSLLSTPQIAIVGSRNATPTGLEIASEFAYELTLAGITVTSGMARGIDGAAHKGSLAGTGKTIAVLGTGVDIYYPKRHKLLTDQVLESGLLVSEFLPGTAAHAHNFPRRNRIISGLALGVLIVEAEIKSGSLITVRYALEQNKEVFAVPGSIKNPLAQASHFLIKQGAKLVENVTDILDEVSFTYQEDIYTKEQSIQVYSQCEVLNSIGFEVTSVDDIVRRAQWPIDKVLARLLDLELDDQIERVLDGYIKLSAGK; translated from the coding sequence ATGGATCAGTCATCTGGCAAGCTAGCCCACTGGCTTGCCTTTTATATGTGTAAAGGGTTAGGTATAAAAACTCTTTTAGCATTATCTACAAATCATTCCCTTGAGTCGTTATTCGACTTATCTCATGATCAGCTTTTGCAGCTTGGATTAACTAATAATCAAGCTAGTAACTTACTTAATACTAATTGGCAGCAAGTAAGTCATTATGAGCAATTAATTGCACAGCATCATATCATTGCAGTGTGTATTTTTGACGCGCTTTATCCTGAAGATCTCCGGCAGATAGCAAGTGCTCCTTTATTACTCTTTTGTAGGGGGGATGTCTCGTTATTATCTACTCCACAAATTGCAATTGTAGGGAGTCGTAATGCCACACCTACCGGGCTTGAAATAGCATCAGAGTTTGCATACGAGTTAACTCTAGCGGGTATTACGGTTACTTCAGGTATGGCCAGAGGTATAGATGGCGCTGCACATAAAGGCTCGCTTGCAGGTACTGGTAAAACCATCGCAGTGCTCGGTACTGGAGTTGATATTTACTATCCTAAGCGTCATAAACTATTAACAGACCAAGTTTTAGAAAGCGGCCTATTGGTGAGTGAATTTTTACCAGGCACAGCAGCTCATGCACATAATTTTCCACGTCGTAATCGTATTATATCTGGGCTCGCGTTAGGTGTGCTTATTGTTGAGGCTGAAATTAAAAGCGGTTCACTAATAACAGTTCGTTATGCGTTAGAGCAAAATAAGGAGGTGTTTGCTGTACCTGGATCAATTAAGAATCCGTTAGCGCAGGCTAGCCACTTTTTAATAAAGCAAGGTGCTAAATTGGTAGAAAATGTAACCGATATTCTTGATGAAGTGAGTTTCACTTATCAAGAAGATATATATACTAAAGAGCAGTCTATTCAAGTTTATTCTCAATGCGAAGTTTTAAATAGTATAGGGTTTGAAGTAACTAGCGTAGACGATATTGTGCGTCGTGCGCAGTGGCCAATAGATAAAGTACTCGCTAGGTTGCTCGACTTAGAGTTAGACGATCAGATAGAGCGAGTGTTAGACGGTTATATTAAGTTAAGCGCAGGGAAGTAA
- a CDS encoding DUF494 family protein — translation MFDILMYLFENYIHSEADIFAEQNELTDELLRAGFNKPEIFKALDWLEQLADLQHNDESPYLIANPQHAMRIFTESECQRLSVECRSFLMFIEQIGVINSVTREMVMDRLAALDKLNISLEDLKWIVLMVLFNVPGSEKAYEQMEDLIFDEPSELLH, via the coding sequence ATGTTTGATATTCTTATGTATCTTTTTGAAAATTACATTCATAGTGAAGCGGATATTTTTGCAGAGCAAAATGAGCTAACCGATGAGTTATTACGTGCGGGCTTTAATAAGCCAGAAATATTCAAAGCGCTCGACTGGCTAGAGCAATTAGCCGATTTACAACACAACGATGAATCTCCCTATCTTATAGCGAATCCTCAACACGCAATGCGTATATTTACTGAAAGCGAATGCCAAAGGCTGAGTGTTGAATGCCGCAGTTTTTTAATGTTCATTGAGCAAATAGGGGTTATTAATAGTGTGACTCGCGAAATGGTAATGGATCGCTTAGCCGCACTTGATAAATTAAACATAAGTTTAGAGGACTTAAAATGGATTGTGCTTATGGTGTTATTTAATGTCCCCGGTTCAGAAAAGGCATATGAACAAATGGAGGATTTAATTTTTGATGAACCCAGCGAGCTTCTTCATTAA